AAGTCCTGCCAGCTTTTTTCTCGCTGGGCAACCCATCGCTGGATATCCATAAGCTCTATCGGTAGCGTTTCGCCCCAGTGTAGCCTGATCCTGGAAGCTGTCCTCAAGATCTAGAGCAGCTCTCAACATCTCGATCCATGCCGCGCCGATCTATCCTAGCGATCGCTCAACCGGCTCCCAGGGTCGCCATGCCTAAGATCTTGATAATATTCCTCAAAAAAGACTTGCAGCAATTGGGCAAAACAGCTTTTAATGGAAACTTAAGGAACGCCTGAATTCAAGATATAGTCTAGAGGTATGGTCTCCATCGGGTCATTCTGACGGTACAGGCATGAATGGAGATCACCAATAGAGGCGAAGGGCACCATGACCATGGGATTGCTCATCTGCTTAAGAGCCATCTATAAAATCATGGGATTGCCAGATGGGAAACCGGTAGGGTATCGCCACGCTACCGACACAGGCGGCTGGATCTTGAAGATCCGTTACCGTTCTTTAAGGCGATCGCCCCAAAACCATCGATAACGTTAAGATTATTAAGATAAACTGCCGGGTAGAACCCCTATTTGATGAGTCTATCGTTACAATAAGTAACAAAAATTAGAGGACAGAGAAGGTTAAAACTATGGGTCGAGTTGGAGTTTTGCTACTTAACTTGGGCGGACCAGAGCGCCTAGAGGACGTTCGTCCGTTTTTGTTTAATCTGTTCTCTGATCCTGAAATCATCCGCATTCCCTTCACCTGGATGCAGAAGCCACTAGCTTGGCTGATTTCCACCTCACGGGCTCGCAAATCCCAAGACAACTACCGGCAGATTGGCGGTGGATCACCCCTGCGCCGCATCACCGAAGAGCAGGCGCAGGCCTTAGAGGCTTCTCTGCGTCAGCGGGGGCAAGATGCTCAGGTCTATATTGGGATGCGATATTGGTATCCCTTTACCGAAGAAGCGATCGCTCGCATTAAGCGCGACAAGGTGGAAAAACTGGTCATCTTGCCGCTCTATCCCCAGTTTTCCATCAGCACCAGCGGATCGAGTTTTCGGCTGCTGGAAAAAATCTGGGATGATGACCCGTCCCTGAAAAATATTGAATATACGGTCATTCCCTCGTGGTATGACAGCCCTGGGTATTTAAAGGCCATGGCCGATTTGATTGCTCAGCAACTTGATCAGTTCCCTAACCCAGAGCAGGTGCATGTGTTTTTCAGCGCCCATGGGGTGCCGATTAGCTATGTGGAAGAAGCGGGGGATCCCTACCAGCGCGAAATTGAAGACTGTACCGCGCTGATCATGAAAACCTTGAGTCGTCCCAATGCTCATACCCTAGCCTATCAAAGTCGGGTAGGGCCGGTAGAGTGGCTAAAGCCCTATACCGAAGATGCCATTGCAGAACTTGCGCATGATGGCGTGGAAAACTTAGCCGTTGTTCCCATTAGCTTTGTCTCAGAACATATTGAGACTCTGCAAGAAATTGACATGGAATACCGCGAAATTGCGGAAAAAGCGGGTATTGAACACTTTCAGCGGGTGCCCGCCCTCAATACCCATCCCATGTTTATTGAAGATTTGGCCACGATGGTGGAGCAAGCGATCGCCTCCCCCAGTATCCAGTTCTCGGATGTAGTCCGTCCTCCTGAAAAGATCAAGATGTATCCTCAAGAGCGTTGGGAATGGGGATTGACGACGGCTGCAGAAGTCTGGAATGGTCGCTTGGCGATGCTGGGCTTTATTGCCTTGATGTTGGAACTGATCAGTGGGCGCGGCCCGCTCCATCTAGCGGGGTTGCTGTAGGGAATATCAGCCCCTGGGGCGTTTGCTCACCCAAAGATTGCTCTGTTAACGGTTCGGTCTGATAACAACTAGGGTAAGACAGGTTGCCGTCGGGGTGCCAATGGATCCGGAGAATTTGTGGTGGACGGATCCATCGTCAACTCGGCTGAATGACCCCCTTGTTGCTGCCGCTGCGTCTACAGAGTCTTTTGAGCTACCTATCTATGACTGACATTCAGTGCCAACCTGCCTTTGGACAGCATGTCCCGACGAGGGAGCATTCTACCGAGTTGCCCCTCGCTCAAAGTATTCATCAAATGACCGATCTGTTGAGACGATATCTCAACCTAGGAGATTTACAGCGTGTGGGTGTTAAGCTGTCGCTGCAAGCAGAATCCTTGCGATCGCCTTTGGCTGCCAAGATGGATTTGCCCCAAGCTGCCGGTCAGACTGCCTCGCCTCATGCTCTTCTA
This DNA window, taken from Candidatus Obscuribacterales bacterium, encodes the following:
- the hemH gene encoding ferrochelatase yields the protein MGRVGVLLLNLGGPERLEDVRPFLFNLFSDPEIIRIPFTWMQKPLAWLISTSRARKSQDNYRQIGGGSPLRRITEEQAQALEASLRQRGQDAQVYIGMRYWYPFTEEAIARIKRDKVEKLVILPLYPQFSISTSGSSFRLLEKIWDDDPSLKNIEYTVIPSWYDSPGYLKAMADLIAQQLDQFPNPEQVHVFFSAHGVPISYVEEAGDPYQREIEDCTALIMKTLSRPNAHTLAYQSRVGPVEWLKPYTEDAIAELAHDGVENLAVVPISFVSEHIETLQEIDMEYREIAEKAGIEHFQRVPALNTHPMFIEDLATMVEQAIASPSIQFSDVVRPPEKIKMYPQERWEWGLTTAAEVWNGRLAMLGFIALMLELISGRGPLHLAGLL